The Bacteriovorax sp. PP10 nucleotide sequence GTAAAATCATTAACAAAAAACTTATCAAGGTTTCCGAGAACGAAATTGAATAGATAATACTCATATTGGATAAAGATTTAACCTAGAAGTTCTTGTTGTAGCTATTTGGGGCTACGTAGCCCACTGAAGGTGTTTTTTTTATTTCTAATAAAATAAATAACCTAGATATTAGTAATTCACTTTTAATATTACCTGAAGTCATCGCAAATCACCCATAGTTAGTTTTTGATTTAAGTATTTTTAATTCCTAACCGAATAGATGGCATCGAGAAATTGATCATCGACTATGCAATAAACGTTTGAGAGTAATGAGATTTTCTACGTTACCGTTACCGTTGCATTTGATTTTGTAAATATGTAGCTTAAATAACAATTGGAGTAGTGAATGATTGAAGCCTCTGCAACTTTATTGGGTTTGGCAAAGGGGGCTATTGCAATTGCAAATATTGTAAATAGTCTTTCAAGTATTAGTGGAATTGAAAAAAACTCTAATGAATCTTTAGCATTAATAAATTACTTGAAAAAGGTAATGGATGATACAAAAGCAATCAAAAGCTTACTTTTTAATCATGCAAATATTAACTTTGACTCTATTTATTTACCTCATCAAGTTGTTAAGTGCATTGACGAGAGTGTTAATAAAAAAGAAGTAATAACTTATAATAATTTCAATGAGCAAATTGAAATTTTTTCATTACATAAAAATATTACTTTCATTGGTAAAGCAGGTGTTGGGAAATCTACCTATATTCAATATATCACGCGAGAAAGTATTAAAAATGAATTTAGAATACCTGTTACAATTGAACTAAGGAAAATACAAAAGTTTACTGATCTTGATGTAATTGAATTAGTTGCGAGCAAGATAAACTCAGTCGTTGATCCCAAATATAGTATTACGGCTGATACATGTAAAGAGTTATGCAAGAGAGGTAAAGTTCTATTAATGTTAGATGGGGTAGACGAAATACCTTATGATTTACTTTCAGATGGATTTGATTTTATCAATAAAATTAAAATAAAGTACGGCGAAATGATCTTGATTATTACAAGTCGCCCAAATTCTAATACTGAAATATTAACTGATTTTCATTGCTTTGAAGTTATGGGACTTACGAAAACTCAAATTAATGAATTTATTAAAAATCTAAAATTATTAAAATATGATAAAGAGTTAATTGAAAACTTATCTAAAACTATTAATAATACAAAAAATAAAATTCTAGCTGAGTTTATTACAACTCCTTTATATTTAAACTTATACATTATGACGTTTAAAAATAAAACATCAGATGTGCCACAAAAAAAATACAAGTTTTACCAAAATATTGTTGAAGCGTTGATGTATTACCATGATACGAATTCCAAAAACTCATATAACAGATCTTTGGATTCCAAAGTTTCAAAAGATGATTTGGAATTAGTCTTAAAGGACTTTTCTTTGATTCAAACTTTAAAAAACGAATATGATTTTGACAAAAAAACTGTTAAGTCTAATTTTGAAAACATTAAGGCAAACGAAAGTCTTAAGTTTGATAATGAATTATTATTGATGGATTTATTAAGGGCAATTCCTTTATTCGTAAAGGGACAAGGTGATGTTTATAAGTTTTGTCACCGATTGTTTCAGGAGTATTTTTTTGCTTGTAAATTAAAGGAATTCTCTTCTTATGATGATAAAGAGCAGATTTACAATGTGATTTTTTCGTTAAAACGAACGCGCAATTTCGAGATTCTTGAGTTTTTAGAAGAGATAGATAGAGTGCATTTTAGCAAATATTTATTAAGCATTTTAATAGATAGAATTAAAACCATTAAAAACATTATTAAGAATAAAAATAATTTGCATCTATTTTTTCATGAAAATTCAGGTTTTTTAGTTTACAAGCACAAAGTCGGAAAGAAGCACGAGGTTGCTTTCACTGTCATGTTTAGTAGTCTCAGTGCGAGTAATTATATCGAGTTGAAAAATGTAGAACTTCGTAAGTTTGAGAGGGTTATTTATAACTTAATCGGCAATGAAATTTTAAATAAAAAAATTGAATTTGAAAAAGTTGGGAAAAAATTAAAAAATTCTAAGATAGCAAGTGATCATTTCGAATTTATTTCTCACAAAGAATTTAAAGAGAATATTTCACCAGCTTTTGACAATAACGAACAATTGTTTCTTGCTCTAAGTGAATATCTTTCGACACTTAAAAAATCTCAAGAAAATTTAGAAAAAGTTATATATCAAAAGAATGCCAATAGCTTAATAAAGAATATATTGGCAAAAAATAAGTCTTAACTTTTTTAAGAAAAGTGGGCGTAATTTTGGTTCCAGCACACTTCTCTGGTTGCGATGATACAAGAAAAGTGTGCTGGCTGGAACCTCAAGTAAGTTGTTGCAACTGCCATTGATTAACTGAACCCAAAATCTTCTACAAATCAAACTCCAAAATAGCATCAATAAAAATCTTCCCAAACTTCTTAAGTTTCTTAGGCCCAACCCC carries:
- a CDS encoding NACHT domain-containing protein, which encodes MIEASATLLGLAKGAIAIANIVNSLSSISGIEKNSNESLALINYLKKVMDDTKAIKSLLFNHANINFDSIYLPHQVVKCIDESVNKKEVITYNNFNEQIEIFSLHKNITFIGKAGVGKSTYIQYITRESIKNEFRIPVTIELRKIQKFTDLDVIELVASKINSVVDPKYSITADTCKELCKRGKVLLMLDGVDEIPYDLLSDGFDFINKIKIKYGEMILIITSRPNSNTEILTDFHCFEVMGLTKTQINEFIKNLKLLKYDKELIENLSKTINNTKNKILAEFITTPLYLNLYIMTFKNKTSDVPQKKYKFYQNIVEALMYYHDTNSKNSYNRSLDSKVSKDDLELVLKDFSLIQTLKNEYDFDKKTVKSNFENIKANESLKFDNELLLMDLLRAIPLFVKGQGDVYKFCHRLFQEYFFACKLKEFSSYDDKEQIYNVIFSLKRTRNFEILEFLEEIDRVHFSKYLLSILIDRIKTIKNIIKNKNNLHLFFHENSGFLVYKHKVGKKHEVAFTVMFSSLSASNYIELKNVELRKFERVIYNLIGNEILNKKIEFEKVGKKLKNSKIASDHFEFISHKEFKENISPAFDNNEQLFLALSEYLSTLKKSQENLEKVIYQKNANSLIKNILAKNKS